The following is a genomic window from Aquila chrysaetos chrysaetos chromosome 2, bAquChr1.4, whole genome shotgun sequence.
GTGAGATATTTCCGTGTTTTACTCTATCTATGACACTGAAGGGAAACACTTGATAGCAACATTGACTAGTTCACGTTTTATTAGGTGGCAGCTGTCAGTTTTTGaggcgtgtgtgtgtgattgGTACACCATAATGGCGTAAGGGCAGAAGTAAAAGAAAGTActtaaaagtacattttcataTGGCATAGTGCTCTGCCAAAGCTGACTGCAAAAATGACATATCTTACCCTATGATTACATGTTCTTACGCTGCTAGGAGAGGGACAATTGCATTGCCGTTCTCTACGTCATTTGTATTTCCTGAATTCTTGCAGCGGGAATGCTTGAGCAAAATGACTGGAAAACTAGAGGCAGCTAGTCATTGCTATTGGCCAAATTTATCTGTAGAATTTTAATATTGGTGATAAATGCTTAAGAAGAGGACGTGCATGATTTTTCAGGTCATCGGATAAAATTGCAGATGAGAGggtttttatttcccctccagTATGGACACTGGACATATGAACACAGCACCGCTGCTAGTTTTGAACTGTGCAAAGTAAAGCAATTCTAATGTATAAGCCTTAGACATACCAGCCTTAAACACATCTTAAGAATAGTGCCAGTGACAATATTCTTCTCCTATCTGAATGtgaaaaggagatttttctttttcacgTTAGGATGATTCCTTTGTGCTTGTTTCCGAGTTGACACTTAACAGGTTACTTTTTGCTCCaactcctctttcttcttccttggaTATATAGTCAAGAGAATGGAAGATTTTATTCATCTCTCCGATaggtgaaaatgaaagcttcaTAAACTATGCAGGAGCATTTGTTCTGCCTGGAGCAAAGTCAGCCCCTGCCTCCTGCAATTTGTTTAACAGCAAATCTAACTTCTGTTTCATGTAAAACAATACAGAAACTTTCTTGCTctctgtatttcaaatgttGTGGTATTGATCCCAGAAGGCTTGCAAAATCTGTTGGAAGATACGGCCTGCTTATAAACCATATGGGGAAAAATTATTCCATGTCAAAACCAGGCATCACTCATCAATTActattttttgctgtatttctctgctttagTCATGTGACAAGAAGGAGCCTACCCTGCTAGTCCAGTaaaacaaaatgcctttgaGGAAAAAGTGTATTTGACAACCTGGGAATATGAACAATAGCCCCGTGGAGCAGTGCTGTGTGAATTCTGAGGAGTACATTCATGAATCAACAGCTCAGTCCTAAACCATTCCTAGAGTTAAGCAGGTATGTCAAACTCTCCCTGCGATGCCTTGCACAGCTCagacttgcttaaaaaaaaccccaaccaccaaCAACCAAGCAAACACCCCCAACACTATAATCAGAAAAAGcaagtacttaaaaaaaccaactacTTCTGACGTTTGTTTAATCAAAAAACTGCGCAACTCGTGTAAGACAGCTCCTGCTGGTCACCAACGATAATGTTACTTTTTTACCCAACTCtcatgccttttatttttcaaaaggtcACATAAAACAAAGGATGATACAGACAAGAGTCTTAgtcaaaataaatctgtttttttgtttgtttttaagagagTAAGAGGATAAAGAGAACGGAAGAAAATTATTAGCCAACTGCAACAGAGTTAACAAACAGGAGACTGGTAATTAGTGTTTAATGCCACCTATAGCGAAATGTTTCCCACTGGGAAAAATGTGGGAGGCAAGTCCACTTTGCTCCTTTGAAGTCACAAGCCGGAGCAGAACATACAACAGCACCTAACACCACAGTCACTTTACATATATTCAAGTTTTCACacatctgcaaagcagaagtaGTAGCAGCCATTTGGATGTTCTTTCTTAATGGTTCTCAGGGGGGGCCTAGGAAATTCGGAAGGACCTGGTTCTTGTGACatggagctggagctgcagctgctgcttctgctgctgcttccagccaCCTGCGCTCTACCTCTGTCCTCAGCGGGGGAGACCTGGGGGGAACCCGGGCTCAGGTACCCAGCTGTGGTCTGAGTAGAGGTGGTGGCATACGTGGTCGGGCCAGTGTTGTTTTTCACGTAGACGTTTTTGATAGCAACAAGTGTATGCGCCATGATGCTGAGGCTGTTACTCAGCTCTTGCATGCCTTGCTGCAGCAGCCGAAGATTGTGGTTGACACTGTCAAAGCCAGACTGGATCACCTGCATCTGGGTCTGCTGAATCTGCACGAGGTCCTCTtcagttatttcattttggtCTGCCTGGGACCTGccttttgttttggcttttacTTTCCCAGAGGAACCACCGCCTGATGTCCCCAGAAAAGGTAGTTGTTCTTGGCTAGGTGGAACCACTGCCATGTCCTCAGAGCTTTCTTCTGGCTCTACCACCTTCACTACTATTTCTTCTTTGAGGTTCATCTTCTCAAGACCGGATTGATGAGATGGGCCGGGATTGTCATTAAACCCTAGAGGTGatggggggagaggaaaagcaaaggagagtCAGTGAGAAACCTCACAACCTTAGCGGTCAGCGAAACGTGCGCTCGTCCACTAAGGGCTAACCTTAGTCCTTGAACCGAGACTCTACAACTCGCGCTGCTGCGTTACCTTTGGTGCTTTAAGAACGCACATTACCTCGACAGGTGGGAAGAAAACCCCGAAGGCGCATTCGCCAGTTAACCACAGATTTGCACACTACAGATCCCTCACCGGCCCCACCACGGAAGCCGGGTTTTAGGTTCCACGAGACAGAGCTCGTTGCAAGCTCATTTCACGCTCCGCCCTGCACGCGGTAACCAGTAACGGCATTACCGAAACGCCGTGACTGCAAGAAATCCCTTGGTACCGAAGGTGGTCGTTTCAGCGCCCTAAGGCGACCTCTCCCTGGTCCATACGAAGTGACGTGCCCGCAGCACTTCGTACTGACCGCCTAGGACCGCACGCTGGCACGGCTTTTCGCGCTAGAGACGCGACCGCAGGCGGCGGGCTCTAACGCCTCATCGGCGGCCGATCCGCTACGGCTTCGGGTGCCGCTTTGACGCGCTTTTTTGGACCCGCAGCGCGAAAGCCGCCAGGTGCGTGCGTCTGCGTCTGTTCGGCGCTCCCAAGGAGAGAAGGTGGTTATCCCGAGCAGGCGTTTTCAGGCGGGGCCGGGAcccgcagcccccccgcccgcgGGCTGGTACGCGAACGGCGAGCCCGCTGCGGCCGCGGCTCAGCGCCGTTCCTCCCCCGGAGGCCGAGGAAGCGGCtgccggggcggccgcggcgggacgggacggggcgggacGGGGACACGCCGGGCGGAGGGCGCGGGGCAGCGCCGCGGGGGTCGGTCCCGCAACTCACCCATCTCCCCCACGACGGCGCCGGGCAGCTCCAGCGTGTCGATGCCGCCCACGATGGGCACGGCCTCGGCGGGCAGCAGGGAGCCGTAGGCGcggtggtggtgatggtggtggtggtggtggtggtggaggtggtggcggcggccgggcggcgAGGCGGCGGGCGGCATCTCCTCGGGGGCCAGGAGGAGGCCGAGGGCGGCGGGACCCGGCGGCCCGCAGCCCTGCGAGAGGCGGCAGAGCTTGCTGCGGTCGCGGCGCTTCAGGTCCCGCCAGCGCTTCTTCAGGTCCTCCACGTCGCGGGGGCAGGCGGCCACCGGGTTCACCTTGTGCCGGATCAGCTCCCACACCTTCCGCTTCTGGCCCGGGgaggcgcggcccggccccgccgcgaACAGCAGCTGCTCGTGCTTCAGCACCTGCTCGATCAGCACTTCCGTCTCCGCCTCGTTGAAATTCGCCTTGCGCCGCTTGGGCGACTCCTCGGCCATCCTCCGCCgcggggggtggtggtgggggggggggggccggggcagcaccccccccccgcctggcGCCGGCGGGCGCGGAGCCGCGGGGGGCGCCGCTGCCCcttcccccgccccggcccgcgggtgccgccgccgccgctagGCCGGGCCCCGAGCCCTGCTGGGGAAGCAAATACCGCGCATGAGAGGAAAAGACGCGCACGGGCCAGCGCAGGCGTCCCGTGCCCCGCGTGTTGACATGGGGAGGGGgaccggccccggccccggcccgcgcCGGCCACGCCCCCCCGCCCGCCTACCCCGGCGGGaatccccgccgccgccccgccccgccccgccccggcgtGGGGGGGGAGGACGCGATCACGGACGCGGGGCCCGCCCGGCCGCGCGTGGCGCGCTCGCTCGCCCGCCCGCAGCCGGCGCCGGCCCGCCCCCCGTCGCGGATTGTGCGCGTGctcggcggcggcagcggcggcagcagcagccgggAATGGCGGCTGttttggagctgctgctgcaggaggaggtggcgGTCGGCGCCGTGGTGCGGTGGCTCCGgcacggccccggccccggttCCCGCTCAGCTGAGGTAACGCGCGGCGGATCGcccgctcgcccgcccgccctccctcccgcaGCGCCCTGGCTCCGGCGGGGTcgggcccgccgccgcgcctccctccccccagctccccggGGCCGTGCGGGGAATTTTGTCCGCCCCGGCGCTAAGCCCGCGTGGGTCGACCCGCGGCCGCGGTGAGGAGCCCGTCTGCGGCCGGGAGCTGGGGCCGAGCTCCGTCTAACAGCCGGCGGCACCGCCCCCGCCCGCGGGCGGGCTCTGAGGAGAGCGGCGGGAAGGCGAGGCCGCCGGCGGGGAGCTGCCCGGCGAGAGGCTGGCGGCGGTGTGAAAACCGTTTAAAACCGGCAGGGCTGAGTCCGCCGGGAGCTCGGCGCTGCCTGggccgggcggccgcggccTCCGGCGGGCGGTGGCTGcggggctgaggcggcggcggggcgggagcggctGGTCGGGGGCCCTGCGGTCGCCGCGCGGGAAGCGCGGCGCGAAGGCGGTGCCTCGGTCCCTTGGCTGTCGTGTGCGAGCGGCAGAccggagggaggggaggggagggcggcTGGCGCCCTGAGGAACGGCGGTGACACGAGGGGGTGACGCTCCCCGCGCCTTTGGCGGGGAAAGTAGCGGTGAGACATGGACGAAGCTGTCGCCGGCCccgcgcgggcgggcgggcgggcgggcggcgcagTCCGCCTGCGATGCCGCCCCGCGCCCGAGCCTTGGGCCCCGCGCTCCGAGGCGCGGCTCCGTCCTGAGGGCTCGGTGCGTGGCTCTGTGCAAACGCCGCTGCGTCTCCCGACCGGTCGCCTGTCCTGCCTAGGCGTTGAGGGGGATCTttcagggctgggagaggattCTTGCTGGGTTTGAGCAGGCCGAGTTTTGTAAGGGGATATGGCTGGCAGATTTGGGTTCCTGTGGTAATAAAAGCACTTGTAACCACAGATGGACGAGTGCTTGTATTTCACTCTTAACGTAGAGAAGCAAGTTGcctttaaagc
Proteins encoded in this region:
- the LOC115349366 gene encoding myb-related transcription factor, partner of profilin-like — encoded protein: MAEESPKRRKANFNEAETEVLIEQVLKHEQLLFAAGPGRASPGQKRKVWELIRHKVNPVAACPRDVEDLKKRWRDLKRRDRSKLCRLSQGCGPPGPAALGLLLAPEEMPPAASPPGRRHHLHHHHHHHHHHHRAYGSLLPAEAVPIVGGIDTLELPGAVVGEMGFNDNPGPSHQSGLEKMNLKEEIVVKVVEPEESSEDMAVVPPSQEQLPFLGTSGGGSSGKVKAKTKGRSQADQNEITEEDLVQIQQTQMQVIQSGFDSVNHNLRLLQQGMQELSNSLSIMAHTLVAIKNVYVKNNTGPTTYATTSTQTTAGYLSPGSPQVSPAEDRGRAQVAGSSSRSSSCSSSSMSQEPGPSEFPRPPLRTIKKEHPNGCYYFCFADV